In Candidatus Bathyarchaeota archaeon A05DMB-5, the genomic window GAAGTACGCGTTCGAAACCAGTTTCTGAAAGAGATGGATGGAATAGTTGACAAGGGCAAAAATCTTCACGTTTACGTGATTGGAGCCACGAATAAACCGTGGGACTTGGACTGGGCTTTCATCAGAAGATTCCAAAAAAGAATTCTGGTGCCGCTTCCAGACCATCACACTCGCTTGATGATGTTCAAACTTTACACAAGCAATCTGCAACTCGCCGCTGACGTTGATTTGCACGAATTAGCACGATTATCTGAAGGCTTTTCTGGAAGCGATATAAGAGACGTCTGCCAATCAGCACACCTAAAGCTTATAGGCGAATTCTTCGAATCAGGCCAAGCAACCAACAAACAAGCCAAGCCTAGACCCCTAAGAATGGACGATTTCAGACTGATACTGGAAGAGAGAAAACCAAGCGTTTCGCTTGACATGCTATCCTTGTATAATAGATGGTTTGAAGCCTTCAAGGCTCTTTAGGAGGGAGATGACAGCAAAAACTGTTGGGTGGAAAGGTTTGGAGAAACCCTTTATAATTTTTGTAAAAATCTCCTTTCTCCCCCTCAAACAGAATCTCCAAACCCCACAACCCAACAAAAACCAACGCATTAACATTTTTTGATGACTAACTTCTCAACAATATCTGCAATTTTCTCGGGATTCTTCAACACATCCACATAGGGAACTTTCAAGTTCATCTTTTCCGTCGAATAAGGACCAGTAAAAGCCAAAACAGGTTTGAAATTGCTCAAGATTTCCAGCGTTTCATCCTTAGATTTTACAACTGCAATTTTTGGTATGTTCTCGTTCTTGTTTACAAGTTTTCTAAATCCTTCAAGAATAACTACATCGTGATCTTCACACTTTTTCAAAATTTTCTCTAATGAAAAATCCGCTTCGTTCACTTTTTCTATCGTTGCTATTTCATGCAACGCCACGCTTATGATTGTTTTCGCTCCAGCCTGAGCAAATCTCCATGTATCCTTATCTTTTTCGTCTATTGTGAAGTCTGGCTCTGGAATGTGTTTTACTGCGGCGACTTTGTAGCCTCTTTTTGTCAGCTCTCTTGTTAAGGCTTCTATTATGGTTGTTTTTCCAGAACTTTTGCTGCCAACTACTGCCACTATTGCCGCTTTCAATTCTTTAACGCCTTTGTTACCTTAGTTCTTCTTTGAAGATTTCTTCTAAAGTCTTCTTGCTTACATTAAGCTTTTGGGAAAGGTCTTTCACCCAGCTCATGTATTTTCTGAAAATGTTCTGCAATATCTCTGCCTTTTCACTTTCTGACAAGTCCTTTTCTTCAGCTAACAACAGCGCGAACCATCTGCCAGTGTCTGACAATTGATACGCCTTAACCCATGTTGTACGCTGTTCAGTTTCGATTTTCTCCATGTTTTCTGCTAAAATTCCAAGGTTTGTCAGCGATTTTAGAGTTTCAATTATTGTTTTGTTTGAGTAGGCAAGTTTTCTTACAAGTTCTTTTTGGTAGATTTTGTTCGATATGCCTCGGCTGAGTGAAAATTTTAGGATGTCAACTGCGGCTTTTGAGCCGAAAATTGCGCTTAATATTTTGCTTTTTTGTTCGGATGGAAGAAACACTACATAAGGATGTAAACTTTCTTTCACACGGGTCACGTTTAATGCTCTGTTAGGATTTGATTTTAAGTTTTATGTTGCATGTGCAATAGACTTTTTAACATTCTCTTTCATCATTTTATCAAGGTGCACGAAAACGACTATCAAAGACTGGGTTCCAGCAGACGGCGACACCATCGCAACCAAAGAAGGCTTCATACTCAACGTCTTCGGCTATGAACATCCACAAAACCGCGTTTTCGCCTTCCTAAAGTACATTCCATCCAAGTTCAAAACGCTCTTTCAAATCGAGTTTCTGGAACAAACATGGAAATATGAGCAGCTGGAACTTTTCCGCGCCGAAAAACTCTACACTGCCAAAAATTATCAAGTTTTTCTTGAAACTTTTCGGAAAAACTTTCCAAGTTACGTATATTTCTGTCCTTTCAGAAGTAAATATGTAATAAGTGCGCCGTTGAGTTCGATTGAAAAGGTCTATGTTCCACGGGATTGCTTGGCCTCTATAATTAAGCAGAAGCAGCATGACAGCTTGCAGAAGATGACCTTGGATTTTGTCAATCTGTTGTCTGACGAGTCTGGCATAGCTATTGAAGATTTCGGCGTTCACGGCTCCATAGCCCTTAACATGCACTCGCCAAAATCCGACATAGACATCGTTGTTTATGGAGCAGAAAACTTCCGCAAACTAGAGAAAACAGTAGAAAGGCTTGTTGAAGCTAAAAAGTTAAGTTATGTTGTCAATAACCGTTTAGACGCCGCGAGACGTTTCAAAGGGCGCTTTTCTGGGAAGATTTTCATGTACAATGCAGTTCGCAAAAAAGAGGAGATTCACACGGAATATGGCACTTACAAATTCACGCCTTTAGCTCCATTAAAATTCGCATGCACAGTTAACGATGACACTGAAGCCATGTTCCGCCCAGCAATCTACAAAATAGAAGACTACACACCAGCAAATCAAACCTCAACCCTTCCAAAAGAAAAAACCCCGATGCTCGTAGTTTCAATGATTGGATGTTATAGAAACGTTGCGCGGCGAGGAGACAAAATTAAGGTTGCCGGGATGTTGGAGCAGGTTGAGGGCGTTTGCACGGACGAAGTTTTTTATCAGGTTGTTGTTGGAACTGGCGTAAGCGAGGAAGAGTACATTTGGCCAATTTGAAACTTAGAGACCGCGACGCGATAATAACCAAAGAAGGTTTGATTTTTCGTGTTTTTGGCTATTCTCACCCCGTAAACGCCTATGTTTGCGATGTTGAATATGCGCCAGCAGAAATTTTCAGGTCTGATAATCCCAAAGCGTTTAGAACTGATGGAAAACGCGTCTTCTTTAAGTTTTATGAAGATGAAGGCTGGAAATTTGTTAAAGACAATTTTCCAGAGAACATGATATTTTTGCCTAATATCGGTAAGAAGGTTGTAGGTGTTAAATGTGCAAATATTATGGAAACGCGGAAACCA contains:
- the mobB gene encoding molybdopterin-guanine dinucleotide biosynthesis protein B produces the protein MKAAIVAVVGSKSSGKTTIIEALTRELTKRGYKVAAVKHIPEPDFTIDEKDKDTWRFAQAGAKTIISVALHEIATIEKVNEADFSLEKILKKCEDHDVVILEGFRKLVNKNENIPKIAVVKSKDETLEILSNFKPVLAFTGPYSTEKMNLKVPYVDVLKNPEKIADIVEKLVIKKC